One stretch of Pararhizobium qamdonense DNA includes these proteins:
- the ribD gene encoding bifunctional diaminohydroxyphosphoribosylaminopyrimidine deaminase/5-amino-6-(5-phosphoribosylamino)uracil reductase RibD has product MTELADDERFMAEALRLAHQHLGATGSNPSVGCVIVRNDGEGAKIVGSAVTAIGGRPHAETQALAAAGEAARGATAYVTLEPCSHHGKTPPCADALIAAGIARAVVSVVDPDERVCGHGLEKLRDAGIEVVTGVLEEEGERELEGYLMRKRNNRPYVTLKLAVSADGMIGIKGQGQVSITGAPARDIVHRLRSETDAILVGIGTAIADDPELTTRIAGLEHRSPLRIVIDGDLNLPVTSKLATTARAVPVLIVTGESDGSVAFLERQQALEAAGVEVVVCDPKAPADLLAALATRGVSSLLVEGGARTAQQFLNDGLVDRILLFTAPLTLGEQGVPSPLDRKLIPVGFVHRRTDTFGDDLLDTYEYERTL; this is encoded by the coding sequence ATGACGGAACTGGCTGACGACGAGCGTTTTATGGCCGAGGCACTGCGCCTGGCACACCAGCATCTGGGTGCCACCGGTTCCAATCCGTCCGTCGGCTGCGTCATCGTCCGCAACGATGGCGAAGGCGCCAAGATCGTTGGCAGCGCGGTGACGGCCATTGGCGGCAGGCCGCATGCCGAGACGCAGGCGCTTGCCGCCGCCGGCGAGGCCGCGCGCGGCGCGACGGCCTATGTGACGCTCGAACCCTGTTCCCACCATGGCAAGACGCCGCCCTGCGCCGATGCCCTGATTGCCGCCGGCATCGCCCGTGCCGTCGTGTCCGTCGTCGATCCGGATGAGCGTGTCTGCGGACATGGGCTGGAGAAGTTGCGCGATGCCGGTATCGAAGTCGTCACCGGCGTGCTGGAGGAAGAGGGCGAGCGCGAGCTTGAGGGCTACCTCATGCGCAAGCGCAACAACCGGCCCTATGTGACTCTGAAACTTGCCGTTTCTGCCGATGGCATGATCGGTATCAAGGGGCAGGGGCAGGTGAGCATTACCGGCGCTCCCGCCCGTGACATCGTGCACCGGCTGCGATCGGAAACCGATGCAATCCTTGTGGGCATCGGCACCGCCATTGCCGACGACCCGGAACTGACCACGCGGATTGCGGGGCTGGAGCATCGCTCGCCGCTGCGCATCGTCATCGACGGGGATCTCAACCTGCCCGTGACCTCCAAGCTGGCAACAACGGCACGCGCTGTCCCGGTCCTGATCGTCACCGGCGAGAGCGACGGCTCGGTCGCCTTTCTCGAGCGCCAGCAGGCATTGGAGGCAGCCGGTGTCGAGGTCGTGGTCTGTGACCCGAAGGCGCCGGCCGATCTGCTTGCGGCGCTTGCCACGCGCGGCGTATCCTCGCTTCTGGTCGAAGGCGGCGCGCGCACGGCGCAGCAATTCCTCAATGACGGACTGGTTGACCGGATTCTTCTGTTTACCGCGCCGCTAACCCTTGGCGAACAGGGGGTCCCATCCCCACTTGACCGCAAGCTGATCCCGGTGGGCTTCGTTCACCGGCGGACAGACACGTTCGGCGACGACCTGCTCGACACCTATGAATACGAAAGAACGCTCTGA
- the nrdR gene encoding transcriptional regulator NrdR has translation MRCPYCGSEDSQVKDSRPAEDGAAIRRRRICPDCGGRFTTFERVQLRELMILKKTGRKAPFDRDKLLRSFEIALRKRPIDRDRIERAVSGIVRRLESSGETEIPSEEIGLQVLEALKGLDDVAFVRYASVYRDFSHADDFEKVIAEISAKIARDPGA, from the coding sequence ATGCGCTGCCCCTATTGCGGATCGGAAGACAGCCAGGTGAAGGACAGCCGTCCTGCGGAGGATGGCGCCGCCATCCGCCGCCGGCGCATCTGCCCGGATTGCGGCGGCCGCTTCACGACCTTCGAAAGGGTGCAGCTTCGCGAGCTGATGATCCTGAAGAAGACCGGCCGCAAGGCGCCGTTCGACCGCGACAAGCTGCTGCGGTCGTTCGAGATCGCGCTGCGCAAGCGGCCGATCGATCGTGACCGCATCGAGCGGGCGGTGTCCGGCATCGTCCGGCGGCTGGAAAGCTCCGGCGAGACGGAAATTCCGTCCGAGGAAATCGGCCTGCAGGTGCTCGAGGCTTTAAAAGGTCTCGATGACGTCGCCTTCGTCCGCTACGCCTCGGTCTATCGCGATTTCTCCCATGCGGACGATTTCGAGAAGGTCATTGCCGAGATCAGCGCCAAGATCGCACGCGATCCTGGCGCCTGA
- the glyA gene encoding serine hydroxymethyltransferase: MSASVVNPDVFFSRSLADTDPDIFGAIEKELGRQRHEIELIASENIVSRAVLEAQGSIMTNKYAEGYPGKRYYGGCQFVDIAEELAIERAKKLFGVNFANVQPNSGSQMNQAVFLALLQPGDTFMGLDLNSGGHLTHGSPVNMSGKWFNVVSYGVREGDNLLDMDAVAESARTHKPKLIIAGGTAYSRIWDWKRFREIADEVGAYLMVDMAHIAGLVAGNQHPSPFPHCHVATTTTHKSLRGPRGGMILTNDEDLAKKFNSAVFPGLQGGPLMHVIAAKAVALGEALQPEFQDYAAQIVKNAKALSETLVAGGLDIVSGGTDNHLMLVDLRKKNATGKRAEAALGRAYVTCNKNGIPFDPEKPFVTSGVRLGTPAGTTRGFKEADFREIGNLIVEVLDGLKVANSDEGNAVVEAGVREKVVKLTDRFPMYPYL, translated from the coding sequence ATGAGCGCTTCCGTCGTCAACCCCGATGTTTTCTTCAGCCGTTCGCTGGCCGACACCGATCCGGATATTTTCGGTGCGATCGAAAAGGAGCTGGGCCGCCAGCGCCATGAGATCGAACTGATCGCGTCCGAAAATATCGTTTCGCGCGCCGTGCTCGAGGCCCAGGGCTCGATCATGACCAACAAATATGCGGAAGGCTATCCGGGCAAGCGCTATTACGGCGGCTGCCAGTTCGTCGATATCGCCGAAGAACTCGCCATCGAGCGCGCCAAGAAGTTGTTCGGCGTCAATTTCGCCAACGTCCAGCCCAATTCCGGTTCGCAGATGAACCAGGCCGTATTCCTGGCGCTGCTTCAGCCGGGCGACACGTTCATGGGCCTCGACCTCAACTCGGGCGGCCACCTGACGCATGGTTCGCCGGTCAACATGTCCGGCAAGTGGTTCAACGTCGTGTCCTACGGCGTGCGCGAAGGTGACAACCTCCTGGATATGGATGCGGTGGCCGAATCGGCCCGCACGCACAAGCCCAAGCTGATCATCGCCGGTGGTACCGCCTATTCCCGCATCTGGGACTGGAAGCGTTTCCGCGAGATCGCCGATGAAGTCGGCGCCTATCTGATGGTCGATATGGCTCATATTGCAGGCCTGGTTGCCGGCAACCAGCATCCGTCACCATTCCCGCATTGCCATGTTGCCACGACCACCACGCACAAATCGCTGCGCGGCCCGCGCGGCGGCATGATCCTCACCAATGACGAGGATCTGGCAAAGAAGTTCAACTCGGCCGTCTTCCCCGGCCTGCAGGGCGGTCCGCTGATGCATGTCATCGCCGCCAAGGCCGTGGCGCTCGGCGAAGCGCTGCAGCCGGAGTTCCAGGATTATGCAGCCCAGATCGTCAAGAACGCCAAGGCATTGTCGGAAACGCTGGTTGCCGGCGGCCTCGATATCGTCTCGGGCGGCACCGACAACCATCTCATGCTGGTCGACCTGCGCAAGAAGAACGCCACCGGCAAGCGCGCCGAGGCAGCTCTTGGCCGCGCCTATGTCACCTGCAACAAGAACGGTATCCCTTTCGATCCGGAAAAGCCGTTCGTCACCTCCGGTGTCCGCCTCGGCACGCCGGCCGGTACGACGCGCGGTTTCAAGGAAGCCGACTTCCGCGAAATCGGCAACCTGATCGTCGAGGTTCTCGATGGCCTCAAGGTCGCCAATTCCGATGAAGGCAATGCTGTGGTCGAAGCCGGTGTGCGTGAAAAGGTTGTCAAGCTGACCGACCGTTTCCCGATGTATCCCTACCTGTAA